A region of the Silene latifolia isolate original U9 population chromosome 9, ASM4854445v1, whole genome shotgun sequence genome:
CAAGTTGTGACTCAAGCAAACCTTTTGATGAATCTGAGGTACTAATAATAAATCAATAACATAAATATATATTATTCGACTTCGTATATGAATTTTAAGTTTTAACACTGTTGTATTCTGAAGGTTTAATCTCATGACTACGTATATGTTTATCATCAAGACATCAATTAATAACGTATGGGACAAGTTATACATATTATAGATTACGTAACGAAAATAAAGCCAAATTATAAATGATAAAGGTAGCTAAAAGTATAGAGAATTAAAGTCTAAAACTATAATTTAGAGATTAAAATTAAAGTCTCTCATTTTATAGAAAAAAACATTTTTCATTAACTTAGGCTAACAAGTAACAAAGTATTAGAAGTCACGTTATAAAGTTGCACCAAGGGAGATAAAAAGTCTTCGTATGAGTTTTTCTGCTTcaatttttctaacgtgtgcccttgGCTTAAAAGCATTAGGGCATATACTAACAAACAAATTAAAGAAATACTCCGTATGTTTGAGATCACTTCATTTATTATGGTAAAACTAAGTTTATACTCTGTACATAAATTTCTCATGATATTCTTAATAATCagtctttaattaattaattaattactctGTAGCTTGTAGTACATGCCTTAAGAGCACATACACGTTAAAAAGACCGTTTATATGTGTGCCTGCTGGCAACTACGATGATGTTATACCCGACTAATGAATACATTTTTGCATCTTAATGTAGCTGGACGACGATTTTCTAAGCAAGCTAACAACAGAATGGCCATCATTTACGTGCCCAAGCATCGGTACAAAGTTTTGGGCACACGAGTGGAATAAGCACGGCACATGCGCTCAATCGGTCTTTAATAACCAACGCGATTATTTCCAAGCCGGTTTAGACCTTAAGAAAAAAACTAACCTACTTCAAGCCCTCGGAAATTCAAAAATCATTCCAAATGACGAATTCTATAACGTTGAGGACGTTAAGGAAGCGATGAAAAATGAGATCGGGTTTTACCCGTGGTTAGAATGTAATATTGATGGAGAGGGTAATAGTCAAATTTACCAAGTCTATGTTTGTGTTGGTAAGAATGGTAAGGACTTTATTGAATGTCCTGTACTTCCTCATGGTAATTGtgcatctagagttcaatttccTAAATTTTAATTTCGGGTTCGGGTTAATTTGATTTGATTAACCTTTTACTTGGTTAATTAATTGATTAGTCGATTGTTTGATGAACATTGTTTAATGTTCACTATTGTTGAAAAAAATTTGTAATTGTTGCATTATTATGTTTGAATGAATCGTGCTTTTTgtgttcttttattattgttctctTTTTGTTCAACGAGTAAAAGAAGCAGATACGGATAATAGCGCAACTTACACTATATGACGGTTGTAAGGTTTCGACACATAAACATGAAATGActttaactcaaaaaaaaaaaaaacatggtcTTAATCCTCTTGGACGTCCAAAAGAATATGGTCTTAATCTTCTTGAACGTCATTTATATGTCTTATCTTTTGAGGAACACAAAAAATTCAATTGAGTTTTTCTCAATTTATTTCTCTCCATTTATTTCTCTCTCCATTTCCTTCCATTTCCTATTAATGGTCTAGATTCCGTCTCAAAACGATCTAACGGTTAGTTGAATGAAAAGGTTGAGAGTGGATAATGATTAAATATTGTTCTATTAGAGGAAAtggaaggaaatggagagaataagaaatggagaggatccccTCTCCAAAAAATTATAGACTTATGAATTATGAACAAAATAGTATTATTCCTTAAGGATGTACAATAATATTGTACAACAAAATTGGAGTTAGTCGagtttatgtgtattttttttctgAATACTTTAAAACTTATACGAGTAAGTTATAAGTATTCTATTGTTTTGACGTCAATTATCAAATTTAATTAAGCTTATACTTTATCCGTTCTATTGAGTTCTTTACGTTTACTTTTTGCACAAATGTTAAGAAAGTATAAATAAGTGGGCTATCTAATTTTTTTCATATGTTGGGCTACCAAAATACTCTCATATATGAGTGTATGACCCACTACTTTAGTGTCACTATCACCAAAGGTAGTTTTGTCAATTAATTGATTAAATGAAGTTCATATATGGAAACGTAAACAATCAAATGAAACTGCCCAAAATGAGATACGTAAAACACTCAATGGAACATAGAAAGTATATGTAGTATTTTTAGTCACATTGTAAGTTTTTGAGCTTAATATTTACGTCATCGTGAAGCAGTTCGGAAACTTTATATTAAACTCACCAACTTTACAACAAAACTCGACAATTTtatcataaaactaaaatattATACGACTAGCTAAATCGTTCAATCATTCTTTCTAGTTACATGATGAATCCGCCGATCCAGGGCGGATTTGGGGGGCGGGGGGagtgagggcacgtgccctcacgtgacaaaaaaaaaaaatattaaaaaaaaaaaaaaaaaaagacgataaacACAACCCAGAGACAGAAACAacataaacacaaacacaaaaatcaaaatagaaCCATAAAATCAAGACGATAATTgaattttaatgtataaatgttgtccgcaatttttttttttcttactgtGCCCCCCTTTACTGAAATCCTGGATACGCCACTGCGCCGATCAATGATTTTTTTTTGGGTATATTGGAAGGCCAAATTGATAGGCAATTACAATTTTTCTGTACATTTAATAAACCAACTTATACAAGAAATTATGAAGTCAAAGTCATAAATACTCAAATagctatattatattattatgagaTAAATCATGTAATGTCGAGCATGTTATAACGTTGCTCTACCCTAAAGGCCTAAAGTCCTTAAATCAAGTAATGTCGAGCATGTAAGCATGTCATATTcataacaattggtctcccttgtgacgggtcaccatttctggcggatattttgtgagttaaaatggtaacaaaatgggttagtggagaaaggggaccacatgaatagtgttgcagagagagaaaaagtgggtactttgtgaggtaaaatggtatccgtcactccaaagtgacggatattgttggtcacaaatgagattttgtgtattcATAATTACACTACTCCCACTAAAAATCTAAAATTACGGTTAGTTTTTCTTAAAACGGTTAATTCGTAAGTTTAAAATTAGTTAAGTATTGTCTCATGTCGATAGATGGGACACATTTTTTTGTCTTTTCTGACTTTTTGACTTTTTATCACGTTCATCTATTTAATCTGTTTCTCGTTTAAAACGGTTATATTGTCCTACATAAAAATTTGGGCTAAAACTACAATTGATAAAACTGACTAGACCCGAATAGCCTGATTCGAACCTACCCACACCCGAATTAAGGACCCGAAGCCCGAATTGGATTCAACCCGAATGCTTATTATCGAATATTggaccttatcaaaaaaaaaaacttgatagCAACCCACCGAAAATAACCAGGCCCGATCCAAATTCCTGCAAACCTGCCCAAACCCAAATTAACTCGACCCGAGTCATCCGATTAACCCAATATTGACTCGACCCGATCTAAAATTATACTTCTCTTTAATCAAGTTTAAACAAACACTGAAGTCCAATATTCAAACAAACACCATTAATAACATCTCAATTCTGAGCAACATTGCTTTCTCTTTTGCACTCCCGCAATCCATATGTGTCTGGTCAATTGATACTCTCAAAAGGGTAACTTCTATACTTTCTGCATACCCTTTTAAGCTTTTGTTAATGCTTTACTATTAATTTGAAGTTATCTGCACTGCTATTTTATTTATAGTTTTCCGAATTTTGAGTGTTGTGATTTCTTAGCCTGCAATTGAGTTGTATAAATGGAGTGCTGAAATTAGTAAGATCCCTTATTGATTGCTTAAACTCTAATTAAAGGGTAGTGATGATTTTTGATCTGATTCTATTTTTTTGTTGGTACTGTGTTAATTCcgtatttccaatggagccaaagactcgtTACTCTTAGATTccggattatgatggaataaatcaaaatgacTCTCTCTGCGCTTCTTTCTGTTGTGAAATAGCGGTCCTTTGAAAGGAAACAATCTCTTTGTTTATAGAGTAGTAATGTAGAGTAATCCCATGAGATTTTCGATGCAATTTATTCTGGATCATCCATACACAGCATTTCCATGGTCTTAGCATAAGGGTACTGGTACTTGCATCCCACATTCCCACCCCCTTACCTCGCTTATTGCGGGAGTTTTTGAGGCACTAAAGTAATGCTGTTGTTTTTGTATTGATGAAATGTCGGACAAGTAGCTCTCTGCGGTTATTTTGCAGTTGGACTTGTTTCCAGCCCTCTCCCCTAGATTCTAGCCTTTGATCCACCTGATTTTTATACCAAAGCGTATAAATTTGACTGGATCTGTCACTCGGTCATTCTGCCCCTTTTTCTGAattccaaatgcatgcaaatgattTACGCTTTGACTTGTTGAGCAGTAATCTCTTTGTTCATGCATCCCTGGTGCTGCACATGTTGTATCCTGAGTTTATGAACTAGTCTAGGAATTGTAAAGTAGTAAAGGTCACAAGTATCAACAAAACAAATAGTCCAATTTCTATGTGGAATGTGTCATTTTAATGTTGATTGTAAAATTGGATTGTAGGTCAAAATAATTGCGTTGCTTGGTAAATTTGGGTTGCAGTAATATTCATTTGCGATAGTAGTAAAATTTGGGTTTGTTATTGAAGTTTACGTCACACTAGACAGCTTTTGCATGTCTATAGGATGTCGCAAAGTTAATATCTGGCAAATAAACTTTCTTATCAGACACTAAATAGACCTATTGGTTTTGTTTCTAGGGCAGGGGCCAGGTGAGATTGTCAGTGCTATTTTGCTCGAAGAATTATCGTAATCTGGTCTTTGATTCAGAATCTTAGTCTGTTACATATTTCCCGCTTTTAAGCCTTCAATAACGATTACATCACTGTTCTAGGACTTGTAATATCTTGTTGCTCTTCAAAGATCAATGTGGTTGCTTTGGCCGTATGATGTCTCTTGTCCTCGCTTTTCTATATATGCTGGAAGTTTCATGTTCTTCATATCCAAGCGCCATTCGCAGAAGAACAGTTTGACTGCACTTGTTGAAAATTGAAACCAATGAATGTGATGATGCAAGGAATGAAGAAATGGTGTGGTGGTGTCAGTTTTGCTTCCATTTTTATGTTACTGGTACTAAGATATTCTACAACACACAACTCTGTTGGTCAGAGTTCGACTAATTCATCTTCGTCTAATATAACCAACGCGATTGAACGAGCCAAGACCAATCCTTTAGATTGGGTGCGGTCTACTGCTCCAGCTGATCTCCATATCCCGCAACAAATTGCTACTCCAGTAATTCCTGTGGAGACCCTAGTTTCCAGTCTTTATGTTCATAGGAATCTCACAAATGCTGAGCAAAATTCTCTACTAACTGGAAACCAGCTGAAACACTTGATAAGTAGCTCTCAAGCTTTGCCGAATGCAGTAGAAGCCATTAAGGAAGCTTCATATGCCTGGAATGCCCTTATGACTGTCGTTAAAAGGGAAATTTTTTACGTAAATGGTAGTACAGAAGAGAAGCAGTGTCCTTACTATCTTAATCGGATGAATGCTTTGGAACTGAATGATAGCGAGTTTAGGTTA
Encoded here:
- the LOC141602353 gene encoding ribonuclease 1-like translates to MGKLRSSSMIVIMLILCLFGEVLCKSKKPKPKPHSSDFDFFYFVQQWPGAYCDTKGHKCCYPNTGKPTTDFHIHGLWPNYNDGGYPSSCDSSKPFDESELDDDFLSKLTTEWPSFTCPSIGTKFWAHEWNKHGTCAQSVFNNQRDYFQAGLDLKKKTNLLQALGNSKIIPNDEFYNVEDVKEAMKNEIGFYPWLECNIDGEGNSQIYQVYVCVGKNGKDFIECPVLPHGNCASRVQFPKF